The stretch of DNA AGGGGAGCGGCGGCGTCGCCGCGGCCATCGCGTAAACGAACCACGGGTCCGCCGACCGGCGCCACGTCACTGGCGCCGCAAGTGGTCGGCAGTCCCGTCATCCAATCGCAGGGATGAACTATACACAACCGAGCGGCCCGATCGAGCCCATCGTCGGCACGGTCCGCACGCTTGCCCGCCAACGCGGCCTTACCGGCTGGACCGAGCTCCGCCCCTTCGGCGCGGCGATGCAAACGCTCGACGAGCTGCTGCTCGCCCGCGATATCGCTCTCGGCTTCCGGCTTCGCCAGCGCCGTGAGCTCACCGAGCACGAGACGTCACTCGCCGACCGGGTGGCCGAGACGATCGTCGCCGCCTCTCGCGACCAGATCCGCAAACTGGCGGGGAGGGCGCCGCGATGACCACGCCCACAATCGTACGCAGCGCCGGGCCCGATCCGATCCGCGCCAAGCGTCAGCGCTTGCTGTATGCGATCGATGGCGCGGCCGTCGCGCCGCAAGTTACCGCCGATGATTGGCCATCGGCCCGCGCCTGGGTGACCCTGCTCGCACTACGCGGCGATGGCGAGATCTGCCGCGCCCGGACCGCGGACCTGGTCGACCACTTAATCGAAAGCGGCTTTCGATCGGGTGAAGTCGTCCAGGGCCTCTCGGCGGCGCTCGCGCTGGGCATTGTGTCGCTGCACTACGGAGCGGCCGACGGCCTCGACGTTTGGGCAATCGATTGGGACCGCGTCGCGGAGCTCGCCTGTTACAAGCGGGGGACCGCGTGACGAGCAACACGCAAAGAGAGTTCCCCTACAAGCGCTCGCAGCGGTTCGCGCTTTTGGACGCGATCGACCCGGCGTCATTGGAGCCGTCGCTTGGCAGGCGACGCTGGGCGCCGGTCGTCGAGCTGCTCAAGCAAATCGAGTTCTGCTCGGGCCGTGGCGAATGCCGCGCGTATACACAGACACTCGCCGGCCGGATGCGTGATGGCGCCGGCGTCAGCGTCGACACGGTCCAGCGCGCGGCAAAGCTCGCGAAGCAGCTCGGCCTGTTAGTTGTAGAGGCTCGAGTCGGTAGGCAGGGCCGCGAGTCGAACGCCTGGCGAGTGCAATGGGACCGCGTCGCTGCTCTCGCTAAGAGCGTCGATCCGGCGACCATCGACGAGCGCCTCGACGAAGCGCCGACGCCCCTCGACGAGGTCCCGCGAGCCGTGCGCTGCCTGGCCGGCGAACGGGTAGGGTCTGCCGCACGAAGCGGGCGGGGTCTACCGCATGAAGCGGTAGGGGACTACCGCATAAAGCGGGGGGGTATGCCGCACGATGCGGGGGGTCTACCGCATGAAGCGGCATCCCTTAATAGGAACAACCAGTCTTCAACCAGTTATCAACCTCCTCCTTCCCCCTCCGTTGTTGCAACCAACGACGAGGCGACGGGATGGGGGAGGGTGGTTGAAGAAATCGAAGCAGAGGGAGTCGGCTGCGCCGCCGATGCTGCCGCCGCGATCCGCTCGGCCGGCGGAACGCCTGGTGACGCGATGGCGATCATCGACGCGTACCGCGAAGGCCTCGAGCCACAACCCCCGGCTTGGAAGCCCGGCGCGCTGTTCCACCGAATGACGCACTGGCGACGAGGCCAGGACCCGCGTGAGGGCTGGCCCCAACCGGACGACGACCACGTCGTCGCTTGCGAACGCATTAAGGCCGACAATCGCCGCCGCGACGCGGACCGCGAATCGATTCGCCTGCGTGAACATCGAAGTTCAAAGCACGCCGCGCGACGCGTCGAGCAAGGCAAACTCGCGAAGCTCGAGGCGGCAGCTAGAGCGTTACCCCGACACGAGCTCGAGAAGCTGATCGGGTCGATCGACGAGCCATTCATCCGCAACGAAGCGCGGCGCAATCCCTTCGGCGTGGCCTCACTGACGGCGATCGCCGACGGCCTCGGCTGCGATGACCTGGTCACCAACTGTCCGCGCGGCTCGCCCTCGAGCAACTAGCCCGCGCGTTATCGATCGGCGCCCATCATCAAGGCTGGTTCTTTCACTACGGGCCCGAGGCCCGTTCCTTCCCTCGAGATCTATCATGGACCGCTTCTTAGAAATCCCTTCCGAGCAGCTAACCCGCAAGGACGTCGTTCAATTCTTGCCACTGCACTTCGATTCCGGCTTCGTCTCGCATGAGCTCCAGAGCGACGCCGCCAAGTTCAACGAGGAGTTGAACCAGGCGAACGCTAGCCACTCCGCCTGTTGCCGGTCGATCGACGACGCGCTCGGCAATCTGGCGACGGCGCCCGACGCGACGCAGCTCCGCAAGGCCGTAGGCGATCGCGCCGACAACACCCTCAACGATGTTCAACGCCTCGCGCGGCTCTGGTCACAGAAAGTCGAGCTCGTCAATCGCTACAGCTATGAGATCGAGCAAGAAGCGCCGATCGCCAGATTAAAGGCGACGGCGAAACGCGATGAGGTCCTCGGCTCACTCGCCGACCTCGGGTTCGATATCAATCGGGCCGGCTTCAACTCCGAGCAGTTCGTTGCGATGAATCATCCCGAGGCGCGAGAGCTCGCGCGGGCCGCGAACGCTCTCGAGGAGATCCGCCGCAACCTGCCGCAGCGGCTGAAGAAGGAATCGGAAGGGGCCGCCCATGCCGAGCGGTACGTCCGCGCCGTCGCCGACCGCTACGTCGCCGGCAAACTGTAATCCCTCCCGCGCCACGTCCGGCGTCGTCGCAATGAGCGGCGCTGGGCGTGGAGCGTTGATTGCGACCACTACCGGAAACCACGATGAGCTGCGAACTGACACCACCAACGAACGCCGCAGCGTTGCGTGAAAAGTTTCTGCGGCCGCTCCGCGAGAACGCGCAGCCGACTAGCGTCGCGGATCTCCGCGGTAAGTACCTCGAGCTGCGGCGGCTGAGAGCGGAGATCTCCGTCGAGATCGACGCCCTCGAGGCCAGGATCCGCCTCGACGAGGTTTACGGATCCGGCGCCGATGCGCCGCCTTTGCCAGGTCGCGACGAACCTGATCGTCTGATGACGGAGGTTGAAGCGGCCAAGTATCTCCGGGTCAGTCGCCAAAGTGTGGCGCGTTGGCGAAAGGTCGGCATGAAGAGCGCGAGCGGGACGCTTGTGACCCTCCCGCACCGGATGGTCGGCAACCGCCCGCGATACACCCGGCCTCAGCTCGACCGTTGGTTGAGCGGTCCCATGCGTCAACGCCACAACGACCAGTAGGAGATCTCCGATGGCCTCTCTCGTCTTTCCAAAAGCCGCCGACAAAGGGCCGTCGCTCCAGTGGTACGACAGCGAGGGCGAACGGCGGACGTTGTACCTGGGTAAGTGTCCGAAGCGCTGGGCTCAGGACTTCGCGATCAATTGCGAGCGGTTGATTCAGCACGCCGAGTTTGGCGAACCACTCGACCGCAAGACGTCCACCTGGCTCGCCGAGCTCAAGCCCACCTGGCGTGAGAAGCTCGCCGCGAAGGGGCTCGCCGAAGCGGCGACGATCGTCTCGATCGAGGACCTGGTCGACGACTGCCTTCGCAGCGCGATCGGTTCGGGCGTGCAACCGAGCACGATGCAGAAGCTGCACGACGCTGCGGTCAACCTTTTCGAATACTTCGGGCGTGGTCGATCGATTCACGCCGTCACGCCAGGCGACGCGTCGGACTACGCGGGGTGGCTCCGCCAGAACGGCCGCCGCGATGGGCGCGGGACGCAGCTCGCTGCGAGCACGACGGGGAAGCAACTCAAGACCGTCAGCGGTTTCTTCCGCCGCGCCGTCAGCAAGGAAGTCGCTAGGCGGAACCCCTTCGAAGGGCTTGCTCGTGAGGCGCCCGGCGCGGACGCCCAGCAGTACATTCCGCGCGAAGTCGTCGAACGTGTTCTTAGGCAATGCGAACCCGCGCTAGCGCTGCGGGTCGCGCTCACTAGGTTCGCCGGCCTGCGGCATCCGAGCGAGGTCGAGGCCCTCGAGCTCGACTGGATCAACCTGCCCGAACGGCGGCTGCTAGCATTCAGCCCCAAGAACCAGCGTCACGAGCACAAGCGCTGGCGCGAGATCCCGATCGATCCGACCCTCGCCCCCTACCTCGAGGACGCCGTCGAGAAGGCCCCCACGGGGACGCGGTACGTCGCTTGGGAGCGGAGGGGGGTCTCGGCCACCGCCTGGCGGAACGCCCTCGAGCGGGCCTGTAAGCGGGCCGCTGTGGTCCCCTGGCGAAGTCTCTGGCACTCGCTGCGGGGCAGCCGAGCGAACGACCTGATCGATGCTGGCATTCCCGAGCACGTCGTCTGCACCTGGCAGAACACGGGCCCGAAGGAGTTGCGGCGCCACTACCTCCGGCCGACCGACGAGCACTTCTCGAGCGTGACGGGCCTGGCGGCCGAGGCGGCCGCAGCGCCTCAGGCCGAGCCTCGAGTCGGGGCGCGACTGGCCGGGCGGGTGGCCGCCGCCCAGCGGCGCCGGCCCCCGGCCGGCATGCGATAGGTACTACTTTCTGACCGCGCGAGGGGAGGGCCCAACGGAAGACACGGCGCCTTATGGTCCCTTTCCTTCGCGCCCGCCGTAAACCCAATCATCTAAATATCAGCCGCCAGTGCCGACGTGACTGAGCGACCCGCTGTGGTGTAGGAGGAGACCGACGACCCGCGGAATCTATTGATGAATTGCTAGCGGTCCCGCTTGTGACGTCATGCGTAGATGCTATCTGGCATGGCCGGCGCTGATCGGCCCGACCTTGAGGGGAGCCATGAACCAGCCCAGACCGTTTAGATTCGCTACCGCGCCGACGCGTGCCCGATCAACGAGCCCCTTCCGGCTTTCATGCGCGGGGCTAGGTACGATTGCCAAGCAACGACTACGCGATCCTAAGACCGGTCCATCGGCGGTGGCTTTCACTCGCAATCCTCGGCACTTCGTGGCCACCTCACAGGACCAGGAACCTGTTCGCATTTTCGCGC from Botrimarina mediterranea encodes:
- a CDS encoding helix-turn-helix domain-containing protein, with the protein product MSCELTPPTNAAALREKFLRPLRENAQPTSVADLRGKYLELRRLRAEISVEIDALEARIRLDEVYGSGADAPPLPGRDEPDRLMTEVEAAKYLRVSRQSVARWRKVGMKSASGTLVTLPHRMVGNRPRYTRPQLDRWLSGPMRQRHNDQ
- a CDS encoding tyrosine-type recombinase/integrase — encoded protein: MASLVFPKAADKGPSLQWYDSEGERRTLYLGKCPKRWAQDFAINCERLIQHAEFGEPLDRKTSTWLAELKPTWREKLAAKGLAEAATIVSIEDLVDDCLRSAIGSGVQPSTMQKLHDAAVNLFEYFGRGRSIHAVTPGDASDYAGWLRQNGRRDGRGTQLAASTTGKQLKTVSGFFRRAVSKEVARRNPFEGLAREAPGADAQQYIPREVVERVLRQCEPALALRVALTRFAGLRHPSEVEALELDWINLPERRLLAFSPKNQRHEHKRWREIPIDPTLAPYLEDAVEKAPTGTRYVAWERRGVSATAWRNALERACKRAAVVPWRSLWHSLRGSRANDLIDAGIPEHVVCTWQNTGPKELRRHYLRPTDEHFSSVTGLAAEAAAAPQAEPRVGARLAGRVAAAQRRRPPAGMR